In the genome of Halostella limicola, one region contains:
- a CDS encoding DJ-1/PfpI family protein: MSRILLLAGDFVEDYEVMVPYQALEMVGHDVDAVCPEKEAGETVKTAVHDFRGDQTYVESRGHDFELTATLSAVDPAEYDALVVPGGRAPEYLRGYDEVLDATKHFFEADKPVAALCHGLQILAAADVLEGRTCTAYPALQSEVETAGAEWADGVARDGNLVTGQAWPDHPEWLSEFLDVLGTEIDHGEPVAADD, encoded by the coding sequence ATGTCCCGGATACTGCTACTGGCGGGCGACTTCGTCGAGGACTACGAGGTGATGGTACCGTATCAGGCGCTTGAGATGGTCGGGCACGACGTCGACGCGGTCTGTCCGGAGAAGGAGGCGGGAGAGACGGTCAAGACCGCGGTCCACGACTTCCGCGGCGACCAGACGTACGTCGAGTCGCGGGGGCACGACTTCGAACTGACCGCGACGCTCTCGGCGGTCGACCCGGCGGAGTACGACGCGCTCGTCGTCCCGGGCGGTCGGGCGCCGGAGTACCTGCGGGGCTACGACGAGGTGCTCGACGCCACGAAGCACTTCTTCGAGGCGGACAAGCCGGTCGCCGCCCTCTGTCACGGCCTGCAGATACTCGCCGCGGCGGACGTGCTCGAGGGCCGCACCTGCACGGCGTACCCGGCGCTGCAGTCCGAGGTCGAGACGGCGGGCGCGGAGTGGGCCGACGGCGTCGCGCGCGACGGTAACCTCGTCACCGGACAGGCCTGGCCGGACCACCCCGAGTGGCTGTCGGAGTTCCTCGACGTGCTGGGCACCGAGATCGACCACGGCGAACCCGTGGCCGCCGACGACTGA
- a CDS encoding O-methyltransferase, translating into MEIVPDETVRFVRAVAPAPDEVLKEMAEYADETGFPTVGHEVGATLRIAARMVDAERVFEFGSGYGYSAYWFAEALPGDGEIVLTEHDEDELELAREYMARGGYDDLARYESGDALDAVERYDGPFDVVLIDHQKHRYREAFDAVREKVPPGGVVVADNAMIAGVIEFEKLLAILEGDDPGDANEQTLGIAEYLETVRDDPDFETVVLPLGEGIAVSYRVQ; encoded by the coding sequence ATGGAGATCGTTCCCGACGAGACGGTTCGCTTCGTCCGCGCCGTCGCGCCCGCCCCCGACGAGGTGCTGAAGGAGATGGCCGAGTACGCCGACGAGACGGGCTTCCCGACCGTCGGTCACGAGGTCGGCGCGACGCTGCGGATCGCCGCGCGGATGGTCGACGCCGAGCGCGTCTTCGAGTTCGGCTCGGGGTACGGCTACTCGGCGTACTGGTTCGCCGAGGCGCTCCCCGGGGACGGCGAGATCGTCCTCACCGAGCACGACGAGGACGAACTGGAGCTGGCCCGCGAGTACATGGCCCGCGGCGGCTACGACGACCTCGCGCGGTACGAGAGCGGCGACGCCCTCGACGCCGTCGAGCGCTACGACGGCCCGTTCGACGTGGTGCTGATCGACCACCAGAAGCACCGCTACCGAGAGGCGTTCGACGCCGTCCGCGAGAAGGTGCCGCCGGGCGGCGTCGTCGTCGCCGACAACGCGATGATAGCCGGGGTCATCGAGTTCGAGAAGCTGCTGGCGATCCTGGAGGGCGACGACCCCGGCGACGCGAACGAGCAGACGCTGGGGATCGCGGAGTACCTCGAAACGGTCCGCGACGACCCGGACTTCGAGACGGTCGTCCTCCCGCTCGGCGAGGGGATCGCGGTGAGCTATCGGGTGCAGTGA
- a CDS encoding mechanosensitive ion channel family protein produces MTRRLGSLSILAGLACALGVALVRSLPTEWPTVGTLAADVLAAKLLTAAAVAFGAYGLYLLVFGALERRSKSKRRLHDVRNVLRLAFGAAALVGVFGALTEQWVGVLFSLGVVGFAVTFALQQPLFSLLGWVYILVKRPYQVGDRVRIEEAKGDVIDVDFLVTTLWEINGDLVTSNQPSGRIVTVPNSVVLSSEVFNYSWEEFPYVWNEVSVQVAYETDLEFARSEMIAVADDHLGEEMRRNVARYREVLSETPVELEVNDRPSVNVVQQESWVELRLRYLVHPKRGQRTKNALYERILERFNDRPDRVAFPVSRNR; encoded by the coding sequence GTGACTCGTCGCCTCGGAAGTCTGTCGATCCTCGCCGGTCTCGCCTGCGCCCTCGGCGTCGCGCTCGTGCGGTCTCTCCCGACGGAGTGGCCGACGGTCGGGACGCTCGCCGCGGACGTGCTCGCCGCGAAACTGCTGACGGCGGCCGCGGTGGCGTTCGGCGCGTACGGCCTCTACCTCCTCGTCTTCGGGGCGCTCGAACGCCGCTCGAAGAGCAAGCGCCGCCTGCACGACGTCCGGAACGTGCTCCGGCTGGCGTTCGGCGCGGCGGCGCTGGTCGGCGTGTTCGGCGCGCTCACCGAGCAGTGGGTGGGCGTCCTCTTCTCCTTGGGCGTCGTCGGCTTCGCCGTCACGTTCGCGCTCCAGCAGCCGCTGTTCTCCCTGCTCGGGTGGGTGTACATCCTCGTCAAGCGCCCGTACCAGGTCGGCGACCGCGTCCGGATCGAGGAGGCGAAGGGCGACGTCATCGACGTCGACTTCCTGGTCACGACGCTGTGGGAGATAAACGGGGACCTCGTCACCTCGAACCAGCCGTCGGGACGGATCGTCACCGTCCCCAACAGCGTCGTACTCTCCTCGGAGGTGTTCAACTACTCCTGGGAGGAGTTCCCCTACGTCTGGAACGAGGTGTCGGTGCAGGTTGCCTACGAGACCGACCTGGAGTTCGCCCGGAGCGAGATGATCGCCGTCGCGGACGATCACCTCGGCGAGGAGATGCGCCGCAACGTCGCGCGCTACCGGGAGGTGCTCTCGGAGACGCCGGTCGAACTCGAGGTGAACGACCGGCCGAGCGTCAACGTCGTCCAGCAGGAGTCGTGGGTAGAGCTCCGCCTGCGCTACCTCGTCCACCCGAAGCGCGGTCAGCGCACGAAGAACGCCCTGTACGAGCGGATACTGGAGCGGTTCAACGACCGCCCCGACCGCGTGGCGTTCCCGGTGAGCCGCAACCGCTGA
- a CDS encoding DUF7344 domain-containing protein, translating to MSDPDWNDIFSALRDRPRRRLLVSLLDEEAAIDGLDVPEDVHAGEKDLETLRVELFHNHLPLLTHEGYVDWDRESERVSRGPRFDRIRPVLSLFDDHRDELPANWP from the coding sequence GTGTCCGACCCTGACTGGAACGACATCTTCTCCGCGCTCAGAGACCGGCCGCGTCGGCGGCTGCTGGTCTCGCTGCTCGACGAGGAGGCGGCAATCGACGGTCTGGACGTCCCGGAAGACGTGCACGCGGGGGAGAAAGACCTCGAAACCCTGCGGGTCGAACTGTTCCACAACCACCTGCCGTTGCTGACTCACGAAGGGTACGTCGACTGGGACCGCGAGAGCGAGCGAGTGTCCAGAGGCCCCCGTTTCGACCGCATCCGACCGGTCCTCAGTCTCTTCGACGATCACCGGGACGAGTTGCCCGCGAACTGGCCCTGA
- a CDS encoding acyl-CoA dehydrogenase family protein, with product MELLDESIVPEHARDVKRDAREFAEEHIAPNAEEYFSAGEYPWEILEAGQEAGLVAQDIGEEYGGRGLSLVEVLGIAEEFFRADAGIALTLQLASFGASIIEEYGTEEQKEEYLRPVAECEQITGLAVSEPETGSDLAGMQTRAEKDGDEYVLNGEKYWVGNAVEGDWLTVYARTGDDEDNRYGNHSLFIVPTDADGYDAEHIPEKMGMRASKQGHIVFDDCRIPEENLIGHEDAGFYMLAEFFNHGRVVVSGHGLGLAAAAIEEAWEFTHGRQAFGRDVSDFQAVQHGLADMRMEYEAARSLAYRAAEKVESGGNAGLWAAMAKTKATETAVDCAERGMQFHGGRSILTDRRIARVYRDVRIPVIYEGANEIQRNLIYNQS from the coding sequence ATGGAACTACTTGACGAGAGTATCGTCCCCGAGCACGCGCGGGACGTGAAACGAGACGCCCGCGAGTTCGCCGAGGAGCACATCGCACCCAACGCCGAGGAGTACTTCAGCGCCGGCGAGTACCCCTGGGAGATCCTCGAAGCGGGCCAGGAGGCGGGACTCGTCGCGCAGGACATCGGCGAGGAGTACGGCGGCCGCGGCCTCTCGCTCGTCGAGGTGCTCGGCATCGCGGAGGAGTTCTTCCGCGCCGACGCCGGCATCGCGCTGACGCTCCAGCTCGCGAGCTTCGGCGCCTCCATCATCGAGGAGTACGGGACCGAGGAGCAGAAAGAGGAGTACCTCCGCCCCGTCGCGGAGTGCGAGCAGATAACCGGCCTCGCCGTCTCCGAACCGGAGACCGGCAGCGACCTCGCCGGGATGCAGACCCGCGCGGAGAAAGACGGCGACGAGTACGTCCTCAACGGCGAGAAGTACTGGGTCGGCAACGCCGTCGAGGGCGACTGGCTTACGGTGTACGCCCGGACGGGCGACGACGAGGACAACCGCTACGGCAACCACTCGCTTTTCATCGTCCCCACCGACGCGGACGGCTACGACGCCGAGCACATCCCCGAGAAGATGGGGATGCGCGCCTCGAAGCAGGGCCACATCGTCTTCGACGACTGCCGGATCCCCGAGGAGAACCTGATCGGCCACGAGGACGCCGGCTTCTACATGCTCGCCGAGTTCTTCAACCACGGCCGCGTCGTCGTCTCGGGTCACGGCCTCGGCCTCGCCGCGGCGGCCATCGAGGAGGCCTGGGAGTTCACCCACGGACGGCAGGCGTTCGGGCGTGACGTCAGCGACTTCCAGGCGGTCCAGCACGGCCTCGCGGACATGCGCATGGAGTACGAGGCCGCCCGGTCGCTCGCCTACCGCGCCGCGGAGAAGGTCGAGAGCGGCGGGAACGCCGGCCTCTGGGCCGCCATGGCGAAGACGAAGGCGACCGAGACCGCCGTCGACTGCGCCGAGCGGGGGATGCAGTTCCACGGCGGCCGCTCGATCCTCACCGACCGCCGGATCGCCCGCGTCTACCGCGACGTACGCATCCCCGTCATCTACGAGGGGGCCAACGAGATCCAGCGGAACCTCATCTACAACCAGTCCTGA
- a CDS encoding sensor histidine kinase → MRLRTKLLVLFLLLALTTGSVVFLEFQSHQRLLIENAETDAEKQAESTAVQLDDRLVTSQQTLSVAASHPDVAKHGSDTQSRYLDSLLERTAFDGASVVAGNGTLVAIGGVDESTRRDVLGSDLSDRRYVRRALAGETHVSEPIDAETDNAVVVVSVPVRENGSVVGSLNAAIHLSNASFFSSIAGRTDETQSIAVAAGERTLYDSGGDFDDPVTGTARMDATGWTVTVSQDRAAVAEGVRSLVVQQLAPIVVAFATLFGVVAWVYRKDIKQAEKLLNGVTALERRQYDTELVLSGSSEWGELEAAFSRLAATLAERETMLLVLNRLLRHNLRNSLNVIQGRAGLLKDATDDATRRHNAEVIRETSQELIALSEKARTTEQLLVPPSEVDTSPVDLAAVVRRAVGEFRDAHPTVAFHLTAPDSASVRAGHEVEIAVEELLDNAVSHAGRDPRIDVTVKRRGDATELRVTDDGPGIPADEREVLLGEREISQLHHSGGLGLWLVGWIANRYDGEFDIESDGGTTVALRFATADGA, encoded by the coding sequence ATGCGTTTGAGAACCAAGCTCCTCGTTCTTTTCCTCCTCCTCGCGCTGACGACGGGGAGCGTGGTGTTTCTTGAGTTCCAGTCCCACCAGCGGCTACTGATCGAGAACGCCGAGACGGACGCCGAGAAGCAGGCCGAGTCGACCGCGGTCCAGCTCGACGACAGGCTCGTCACGAGCCAGCAGACGCTCTCCGTCGCCGCGTCGCATCCCGACGTGGCGAAACACGGCTCCGACACGCAGTCCCGATATCTCGACTCGCTGCTGGAGCGGACGGCGTTCGACGGCGCGTCCGTCGTCGCGGGGAACGGGACGCTCGTCGCGATCGGCGGCGTCGACGAGTCGACGCGGCGGGACGTGCTCGGCAGCGACCTGAGCGACCGTCGGTACGTCCGGCGTGCATTGGCCGGCGAGACGCACGTCAGCGAGCCGATAGACGCCGAGACCGACAACGCGGTCGTCGTCGTGAGCGTGCCGGTCCGCGAGAACGGGTCGGTCGTCGGGTCGCTCAACGCCGCGATTCACCTGTCGAACGCCTCCTTTTTCTCCTCCATCGCGGGGCGGACCGACGAGACCCAGTCCATCGCCGTCGCGGCGGGCGAGCGGACGCTGTACGACTCCGGCGGCGACTTCGACGACCCGGTTACCGGGACCGCTCGGATGGATGCGACCGGGTGGACCGTGACGGTCTCGCAGGACCGGGCCGCGGTCGCCGAGGGCGTTCGGAGTCTGGTGGTGCAACAGCTCGCCCCCATCGTCGTCGCGTTCGCGACGCTGTTCGGCGTCGTCGCCTGGGTCTACCGCAAGGACATCAAGCAGGCCGAGAAGCTGCTGAACGGCGTCACCGCGCTGGAGCGACGGCAGTACGACACCGAACTCGTCCTCTCGGGGAGCAGCGAGTGGGGCGAGCTGGAGGCCGCCTTCTCGCGGCTCGCCGCGACCCTCGCCGAGCGCGAGACGATGCTGCTCGTCCTGAACCGGCTGCTCCGGCACAACCTCCGCAACTCGCTGAACGTCATCCAGGGGCGGGCGGGGCTGCTGAAGGACGCGACCGACGACGCCACGCGGCGGCACAACGCCGAGGTGATCCGAGAGACCAGCCAGGAGCTGATCGCCCTGAGCGAGAAGGCGCGGACGACGGAGCAACTGCTCGTCCCGCCCTCGGAGGTCGATACCTCGCCGGTCGACCTCGCGGCGGTGGTGCGACGCGCCGTCGGCGAGTTCCGCGACGCCCATCCCACCGTCGCGTTCCACCTGACCGCGCCCGACTCGGCGTCGGTGCGGGCGGGCCACGAGGTGGAGATCGCCGTCGAGGAACTACTCGACAACGCGGTGAGCCACGCGGGCCGCGACCCGCGGATCGACGTCACCGTAAAGCGGCGCGGTGACGCGACGGAACTGCGCGTCACCGACGACGGCCCGGGGATCCCCGCCGACGAGCGCGAGGTGCTGCTCGGCGAGCGCGAGATATCCCAGCTCCACCACAGCGGCGGCCTCGGGCTGTGGCTCGTCGGGTGGATCGCGAACCGCTACGACGGGGAGTTCGACATCGAGAGCGACGGCGGGACGACCGTCGCGCTCCGGTTCGCGACCGCCGACGGCGCCTGA
- a CDS encoding NAD(P)-dependent alcohol dehydrogenase has product MLAARLHEYTDDMSEALSVEEVDRPEATRSDHVVIEVEGAGWCQTDNHIVEGMWEEYAPVDLPQTLGHENAGTVVETGEEVTTVEEGDQVICHPLMTCGQCRRCRLGDDMHCENAQFPGLTTDGGFAEYLLTNERAAIKLDSLDPVDIAPHADAGITAYHAAKKAVDELVPGSYAVVIGIGGLGHIGLQAVDSMSAAQTIAVDVKDAALDLAEECGADYTINPTEEDVGEAVEGITDGDLALQSLDFVGSDETTRLAPDILAGRGDHHVVGYGGHVHEPSQTLVDGEVSYRGTLVGTYTELQELVALVEQGEMELHTTEYDLDQINTVAEKLEHGEIEGRAVIKP; this is encoded by the coding sequence ATGCTCGCCGCGCGACTCCACGAGTACACGGACGACATGAGCGAGGCGCTGAGCGTCGAGGAGGTCGACCGTCCCGAGGCGACCCGGTCGGACCACGTCGTGATCGAGGTCGAGGGCGCCGGCTGGTGCCAGACGGACAACCACATCGTCGAGGGCATGTGGGAGGAGTACGCCCCCGTCGACCTGCCGCAGACCCTCGGCCACGAGAACGCCGGCACCGTCGTCGAGACGGGCGAGGAGGTGACCACCGTCGAGGAGGGCGACCAGGTGATCTGTCACCCGCTGATGACCTGCGGGCAGTGCCGCCGCTGCCGCCTCGGCGACGACATGCACTGCGAGAACGCGCAGTTCCCCGGCCTCACCACCGACGGCGGCTTCGCGGAGTACCTGCTCACGAACGAGCGGGCCGCGATCAAGCTCGACTCGCTCGACCCGGTGGACATCGCGCCGCACGCCGACGCCGGCATCACGGCCTACCACGCCGCGAAGAAGGCGGTCGACGAACTCGTGCCCGGCAGCTACGCGGTCGTCATCGGCATCGGTGGTCTCGGCCACATCGGCCTGCAGGCCGTCGACTCGATGAGCGCCGCCCAGACGATCGCCGTCGACGTGAAGGACGCCGCGCTCGATCTGGCCGAGGAGTGCGGGGCCGACTACACGATCAACCCGACCGAAGAGGACGTCGGCGAGGCGGTCGAGGGGATCACCGACGGCGACCTCGCGCTGCAGTCGCTCGACTTCGTCGGCAGCGACGAGACCACCCGACTCGCGCCCGATATCCTCGCCGGCCGCGGCGACCACCACGTCGTCGGCTACGGGGGCCACGTCCACGAGCCCTCGCAGACGCTCGTCGACGGCGAGGTCTCCTACCGCGGGACGCTCGTCGGCACCTACACCGAACTGCAGGAACTCGTCGCCCTCGTCGAGCAGGGCGAGATGGAACTGCACACCACCGAGTACGACCTCGACCAGATCAACACCGTCGCCGAGAAGCTCGAACACGGCGAGATCGAGGGCCGCGCGGTGATCAAGCCGTAG
- a CDS encoding DUF5786 family protein, whose product MGFGSYDESEQQDQNVDDEDDGEGINVHEHEHEGEVSTEGADSDALLDQLQDIKED is encoded by the coding sequence ATGGGCTTCGGTAGCTACGACGAATCCGAACAGCAGGACCAGAACGTGGACGACGAGGACGACGGCGAGGGCATCAACGTCCACGAACACGAACACGAGGGCGAGGTCTCCACGGAGGGCGCCGACAGCGACGCGCTGCTCGACCAGCTGCAGGACATCAAAGAGGACTGA
- the msrA gene encoding peptide-methionine (S)-S-oxide reductase MsrA, translating into MSTAKATFGGGCFWCTEAAFKQLDGVESVTSGYAGGHVEDPTYREVCSGDTGHAEVVQVEYDTDELSYPDLLKVFFTVHDPTQLNKQGPDVGTQYRSIVLYHDDEQREQVERFLVELTEEGAYDDEIVTEVEPLEEFYEAEEKHQDYYEKNPDDRYCSFYAEPKVQKVREKFGDQAAAEQ; encoded by the coding sequence ATGTCCACAGCGAAAGCGACGTTCGGCGGCGGTTGCTTCTGGTGCACCGAGGCGGCGTTCAAGCAACTCGACGGCGTCGAGTCCGTCACCTCGGGGTACGCCGGCGGGCACGTCGAGGACCCCACCTACCGGGAGGTCTGTTCCGGCGACACCGGCCACGCCGAGGTCGTGCAGGTCGAGTACGACACCGACGAACTGAGCTACCCCGACCTGCTGAAGGTGTTTTTCACCGTCCACGACCCGACCCAGCTGAACAAGCAGGGGCCCGACGTGGGGACGCAGTACCGCTCCATCGTCCTCTACCACGACGACGAGCAGCGCGAGCAGGTCGAACGCTTCCTCGTCGAACTGACGGAGGAGGGCGCGTACGACGACGAGATCGTGACCGAGGTCGAACCCCTCGAAGAGTTCTACGAGGCGGAGGAGAAGCATCAGGACTACTACGAGAAGAACCCCGACGACCGCTACTGCAGTTTCTACGCCGAGCCCAAGGTGCAGAAGGTCCGCGAGAAGTTCGGCGATCAGGCGGCCGCCGAGCAGTGA
- a CDS encoding peptide-methionine (S)-S-oxide reductase MsrA translates to MTLYPAAIESYDESAPSPDETETATFALGCFWGPDAAFGALDGVVRTRVGYAGGSKADPTYHALGDHSEVVQVDYDPGELSFTDLLDVAFRNHEPRSQPKKRQYQNVVFHETDAEREAIADYVAESDWPADSVETRVEPLDTFYLAEDYHQKFNLGNQPSLERPFEEAGYDADELRESAAATKINAHAAGKDVPAFEEALTYDPRKR, encoded by the coding sequence GTGACCCTGTACCCCGCCGCTATCGAGTCGTACGACGAGTCGGCGCCGTCGCCCGACGAGACGGAGACGGCCACGTTCGCCCTCGGCTGCTTCTGGGGCCCGGACGCGGCGTTCGGCGCCCTCGACGGCGTCGTCCGCACCCGCGTCGGCTACGCCGGCGGATCGAAGGCGGACCCGACGTACCACGCTCTCGGCGACCACAGCGAGGTCGTGCAGGTCGACTACGACCCCGGCGAGCTGTCGTTCACGGACCTGCTCGACGTCGCCTTCCGCAACCACGAGCCGCGTTCACAGCCGAAGAAGCGCCAGTACCAGAACGTCGTCTTCCACGAGACCGACGCGGAGCGCGAGGCGATAGCCGACTACGTCGCGGAGAGCGACTGGCCGGCGGACAGCGTCGAGACGCGGGTCGAACCCCTCGATACGTTCTACCTCGCGGAGGACTACCACCAGAAGTTCAACCTCGGCAACCAGCCGTCGCTGGAGCGCCCGTTCGAGGAGGCTGGCTACGACGCCGACGAACTCCGAGAATCGGCCGCCGCGACGAAGATCAACGCCCACGCCGCCGGGAAGGACGTGCCCGCGTTCGAGGAGGCGCTGACGTACGACCCGCGGAAGAGGTAG
- a CDS encoding aminopeptidase, with the protein MDPRVREHAEVIVDQCTDVEAGDEVVISAPAVAEDLVVALYELVGERGGIPRTTGAPKRAHRAYMRAADEDQFELSEVGMAMAEAADVAIHVRASSNAFETSDVDPEKTAAHRKANRPVSEEMMDSRWCLTKYPAPASAQKAEMSTEAYEEFVWSAVNKDWEAQREFQEQLVEILDPASEVRIVSGDGTDLTMSVDGMNAENDWGDVNMPAGEVFTAPVPDSVEGAVHFDMPLIAQGREVLDVRLTFEDGEVVDHSASKNEEVLTSLLNTDEGARRLGELGIGMNRDIDRFTYDMLFDEKMGDTVHMAIGRAYEENVGEDREHNQSAVHEDMIVDMSEDSYIEVDGEVIQRNGTFVFEDGFEA; encoded by the coding sequence ATGGATCCCCGAGTCCGCGAACACGCGGAAGTGATCGTCGACCAGTGCACCGACGTCGAGGCCGGCGACGAGGTCGTCATCTCGGCGCCCGCGGTCGCCGAGGACCTGGTCGTCGCCCTCTACGAGCTGGTCGGCGAACGCGGCGGCATCCCCCGCACGACCGGCGCACCGAAACGCGCGCACCGTGCGTACATGCGGGCCGCCGACGAGGACCAGTTCGAGCTCTCCGAGGTCGGCATGGCGATGGCGGAGGCGGCGGACGTGGCCATCCACGTCCGGGCGTCGTCGAACGCGTTCGAGACGAGCGACGTGGACCCCGAGAAGACTGCCGCCCACCGAAAGGCGAACCGGCCGGTCAGCGAAGAGATGATGGACAGCCGCTGGTGTCTCACGAAGTATCCGGCCCCGGCGAGCGCCCAGAAGGCCGAGATGAGCACCGAGGCGTACGAGGAGTTCGTCTGGAGCGCCGTCAACAAGGACTGGGAGGCCCAGCGCGAGTTCCAGGAGCAGCTGGTCGAGATCCTCGACCCCGCGAGCGAGGTCCGGATCGTCAGCGGCGACGGGACCGACCTGACGATGAGCGTCGACGGGATGAACGCCGAGAACGACTGGGGCGACGTGAACATGCCCGCGGGCGAGGTGTTCACTGCGCCGGTGCCGGACTCCGTCGAGGGAGCTGTCCACTTCGACATGCCGCTCATCGCACAGGGACGCGAGGTCCTCGACGTCCGCCTCACCTTCGAGGACGGCGAGGTCGTCGACCACAGCGCCAGCAAGAACGAGGAGGTGCTCACGTCGCTGCTGAACACGGACGAGGGGGCGCGTCGGCTGGGCGAGCTCGGCATCGGGATGAACCGCGACATCGACCGGTTCACCTACGACATGCTGTTCGACGAGAAGATGGGCGACACCGTCCACATGGCCATCGGCCGCGCCTACGAGGAGAACGTCGGCGAGGACCGCGAGCACAACCAGAGCGCCGTCCACGAGGACATGATCGTCGACATGAGCGAGGACTCCTACATCGAGGTCGACGGCGAAGTGATCCAGCGGAACGGGACGTTCGTCTTCGAGGACGGGTTCGAAGCGTAA